Proteins from a genomic interval of Luteibacter pinisoli:
- a CDS encoding RNA polymerase sigma factor: MQPELPVTTSDDDIVRAAAAGDRKAFETLYRRHADRVYGAVLRLAAFDHARAEDLTQEAFVRAWQKLDSFRFESAFGTWVYRLAVNVALMSIRARNADPVSIVDDEHLPDIADIDNPVRAIERDELEKAIGGLPPRARAVLVLHDVEGWKHEEIAIELGMAVGSSKAQLHRARGLLRRVLGERS, translated from the coding sequence ATGCAGCCTGAGCTGCCCGTCACGACGTCGGACGACGACATCGTGCGAGCCGCCGCCGCCGGCGACCGCAAGGCGTTCGAGACCCTTTACCGCCGCCATGCCGACCGCGTGTACGGTGCCGTCCTGCGCCTGGCCGCCTTCGACCATGCACGGGCGGAAGACCTCACCCAGGAAGCCTTTGTTCGCGCCTGGCAGAAGCTGGACAGCTTCCGCTTCGAGAGCGCCTTCGGTACCTGGGTATACCGCCTCGCGGTGAACGTGGCGCTGATGTCCATACGCGCCCGCAACGCCGACCCGGTCAGCATCGTGGACGACGAACACCTGCCTGACATCGCGGATATCGACAATCCCGTGCGCGCCATCGAGCGCGACGAACTGGAAAAGGCCATCGGGGGCTTACCTCCGCGGGCCCGGGCCGTCCTCGTGCTGCATGACGTGGAAGGCTGGAAACACGAGGAGATCGCCATCGAACTCGGCATGGCGGTCGGCTCATCGAAAGCGCAGTTACACCGTGCCCGCGGCCTGCTCCGCCGCGTGCTGGGAGAAAGGTCATGA